Proteins encoded in a region of the Anguilla anguilla isolate fAngAng1 chromosome 10, fAngAng1.pri, whole genome shotgun sequence genome:
- the si:dkeyp-117b11.1 gene encoding proline-rich protein 2 isoform X4, which yields MDGDGDTYEAPPCERPAVKVPARRVEENVYLERSSAPEPCRQAPPPRPAKNMPTGKAPKLRHDLEETYIDPNAKKPPQVNREQKPGKKPVSRKTPPPRPGSAPAPSPAPSPAPTASLEDDVYLDPNEGQEGGNDDVYLEPNAACPPPPGVGMRKAPPSRGGPHEAPPPRGGPCEALPPRAGPRGAPYARGGPREAPPPKGGPREAPPPKGGPREAPPPKGGPHQAPPPKGGPHQAPPPKGLKKSALSATAESQLQAEEWFAGNCDRKTAEVVLSRVNKDGAFLVRYSSAQNTRQPYTLVVFFRQKVYNIPIRYLEHTQGYALGKEGKKSEEFFSNLQEIISHHRNKPIQLIDSKSQAKHTTYLTHPARP from the exons ATG GATGGTGATGGTGACACCTATGAGGCTCCCCCCTGTGAGCGGCCGGCCGTGAAGGTTCCAGCCCGTCGGGTGGAGGAGAACGTTTACCTGG AGAGGTCTTCAGCCCCTGAGCCCTGCAgacaagccccgcctcctcggcCGGCTAAGAATATGCCCACCGGCAAAGCACCG AAGCTGCGGCATGACTTGGAGGAAACCTACATCGACCCAAACGCCAAAAAAC CCCCTCAGGTCAACCGGGAACAGAAACCAGGGAAGAAGCCAGTGTCCAGGAAGACTCCACCCCCCAGACCTGGCTCTGCCCCTgcccctagccccgcccccagccctgcccccaccGCCAGCCTCGAAGATG ATGTCTATTTGGACCCAAACGAAGGACAG GAAGGGGGCAATGATGACGTCTATCTGGAGCCCAATGCAG CTTGCCCTCCCCCTCCTGGGGTTGGTATGAGGAAGGCCCCTCCTTCCAGGGGTGGTCCTCATGAAGCTCCGCCCCCAAGGGGTGGGCCTTGTGAAGCTCTGCCTCCCAGGGCTGGGCCTCGTGGAGCCCCATATGCCAGGGGTGGACCCCGTGAAGCTCCGCCTCCCAAGGGTGGACCCCGTGAAGCTCCGCCTCCCAAGGGTGGACCCCGTGAAGCTCCGCCTCCCAAGGGTGGACCTCATCAAGCTCCGCCTCCCAAGGGTGGGCCTCATCAAGCTCCGCCTCCCAAGG GTCTAAAAAAGTCTGCACTATCAGCAACAGCG GAGTCACAGCTGCAGGCTGAGGAGTGGTTTGCAGGGAACTGTGACCGTAAAACAGCAGAAGTGGTCCTGTCCAGGGTCAACAAG gacggGGCCTTCCTGGTGCGGTACAGCTCGGCCCAGAACACACGGCAGCCCTACACCCTGGTGGTGTTCTTCAGGCAGAAGGTCTACAACATCCCCATACGCTACCTGGAGCACACACAGGGATACGCCCTGGGCAAGGAGGGCAAGAAGAgcgaggag ttcttCAGCAATCTCCAGGAGATCATCTCCCACCACAGGAATAAGCCCATCCAGCTCATCGACAGCAAGAGCCAGGCCAAACACACCACATACCTCACCCACCCGGCTCGCCCCTGA
- the LOC118206363 gene encoding nodal homolog: MESFVQAAFVSLLMFLGSAGSSRPTARSSKAPLSGAPSFHQPGGGHFISDSSFGFKGSAYHPSRYPLYMMQLYRTFKTGEAARTTAPGPVRSKGTDNPAMHGSDSVLSLIAKSCHQVGERWTVTFDMSAISTGDDIQLSELRFRLPAFSATERVTIDVFHSRTPPCATPGAHAPRGPPSCPEERLFLGRFSATPRARASSWEVFNVTALLKFWQRQGEVGPSPPEQEQEEEEEQGSGEEDVDARNGTRRRVRHPTANRVTMVVFSKRNPARAGPHAPTLIRTVERSRHVTRARAGGDGPNRRRKRNRHADDRVREAGGLADVAGVGGVAGGVAAAAALPNTPEKPLCRKVDMWVDFDQIGWNEWIVYPKRYNAFRCAGDCPTPVDESFRPTNHAYMQSLLKLYHPNRVTCPSCVPTRLSPLSMLYYESDGVVLRHHEDMIVEECGCH, from the exons TCGCGACCGACCGCGCGCTCCAGTAAAGCGCCTCTCAGCGGGGCTCCGAGCTTCCATCAGCCCGGCGGGGGTCATTTCATCTCCGACTCCAGTTTCGGATTTAAAGGTTCCGCGTACCACCCCAGTCGATACCCGCTGTACATGATGCAACTTTACAGAACCTTCAAGACCGGAGAGGCGGCGAGGACCACGGCGCCCGGTCCTGTTAGGAGCAAGGGCACTGACAACCCGGCAATGCACGGCTCCGACTCCGTTTTGAGCCTGATTGCAAAAA GTTGCCATCAGGTTGGCGAGAGGTGGACCGTCACATTCGACATGTCCGCCATCTCCACCGGCGACGACATCCAGCTGTCCGAGCTGCGCTTCCGGCTGCCCGCGTTCTCCGCCACGGAGCGGGTGACGATCGACGTGTTCCACTCGCGCACGCCGCCGTGCGCCACCCCCGGTGCCCACGCCCCCCGCGGCCCGCCCTCCTGCCCGGAGGAGCGCCTCTTCCTCGGACGTTTCAGCGCCACCCCCCGCGCCCGCGCCTCCTCCTGGGAGGTCTTCAACGTGACGGCGCTGCTCAAGTTCTGGCAGCGCCAGGGGGAGGTGGGGCCTAGCCCGCccgagcaggagcaggaggaggaggaggagcagggcagCGGGGAGGAAGACGTGGACGCACGCAACGGCACGCGGAGGAGAGTGCGGCACCCGACCGCCAACCGAGTCACGATGGTGGTGTTCTCCAAACGCAACCCGGCCCGGGCcggcccccacgcccccaccctcATCCGCACCGTGGAGCGCTCCAGGCACGTGACCCGGGCCCGTGCCGGCGGGGACGGGCCGAACCGGCGCCGCAAGCGGAACCGCCACGCGGACGACCGGGTGCGCGAGGCGGGGGGTTTGGCGGACGTGGCGGGCGTGGGGGGCGTGGCGGGGGGCGTGGCAGCCGCGGCGGCCCTGCCGAACACGCCGGAAAAGCCGCTCTGCAGAAAGGTGGACATGTGGGTGGACTTCGACCAGATCGGCTGGAACGAGTGGATCGTGTACCCGAAACGCTACAACGCCTTCCGCTGCGCGGGAGACTGCCCCACCCCCGTGGACGAGTCCTTCCGCCCCACGAACCACGCCTACATGCAG AGCCTGCTGAAGCTGTACCACCCGAACCGTGTGACCTGCCCGTCCTGCGTCCCCACCCGCCTCAGCCCCCTTTCCATGCTGTACTACGAGAGCGACGGCGTGGTCCTGCGCCACCACGAGGACATGATTGTGGAGGAGTGCGGCTGCCACTGA
- the si:dkeyp-117b11.1 gene encoding basic salivary proline-rich protein 3 isoform X1 — protein MDGDGDTYEAPPCERPAVKVPARRVEENVYLERSSAPEPCRQAPPPRPAKNMPTGKAPKLRHDLEETYIDPNAKKPPQVNREQKPGKKPVSRKTPPPRPGSAPAPSPAPSPAPTASLEDDVYLDPNEGQEGGNDDVYLEPNAACPPPPGVGMRKAPPSRGGPHEAPPPRGGPCEALPPRAGPRGAPYARGGPREAPPPKGGPREAPPPKGGPREAPPPKGGPHQAPPPKGGPHQAPPPKGGPREAPPPKGGPHQAPPPRGGPCEAPPPRGLKKSALSATAESQLQAEEWFAGNCDRKTAEVVLSRVNKDGAFLVRYSSAQNTRQPYTLVVFFRQKVYNIPIRYLEHTQGYALGKEGKKSEEFFSNLQEIISHHRNKPIQLIDSKSQAKHTTYLTHPARP, from the exons ATG GATGGTGATGGTGACACCTATGAGGCTCCCCCCTGTGAGCGGCCGGCCGTGAAGGTTCCAGCCCGTCGGGTGGAGGAGAACGTTTACCTGG AGAGGTCTTCAGCCCCTGAGCCCTGCAgacaagccccgcctcctcggcCGGCTAAGAATATGCCCACCGGCAAAGCACCG AAGCTGCGGCATGACTTGGAGGAAACCTACATCGACCCAAACGCCAAAAAAC CCCCTCAGGTCAACCGGGAACAGAAACCAGGGAAGAAGCCAGTGTCCAGGAAGACTCCACCCCCCAGACCTGGCTCTGCCCCTgcccctagccccgcccccagccctgcccccaccGCCAGCCTCGAAGATG ATGTCTATTTGGACCCAAACGAAGGACAG GAAGGGGGCAATGATGACGTCTATCTGGAGCCCAATGCAG CTTGCCCTCCCCCTCCTGGGGTTGGTATGAGGAAGGCCCCTCCTTCCAGGGGTGGTCCTCATGAAGCTCCGCCCCCAAGGGGTGGGCCTTGTGAAGCTCTGCCTCCCAGGGCTGGGCCTCGTGGAGCCCCATATGCCAGGGGTGGACCCCGTGAAGCTCCGCCTCCCAAGGGTGGACCCCGTGAAGCTCCGCCTCCCAAGGGTGGACCCCGTGAAGCTCCGCCTCCCAAGGGTGGACCTCATCAAGCTCCGCCTCCCAAGGGTGGGCCTCATCAAGCTCCGCCTCCCAAGGGTGGACCCCGTGAAGCTCCGCCTCCCAAGGGTGGACCTCATCAAGCTCCACCTCCCAGGGGTGGGCCTTGTGAAGCTCCGCCTCCCAGGG GTCTAAAAAAGTCTGCACTATCAGCAACAGCG GAGTCACAGCTGCAGGCTGAGGAGTGGTTTGCAGGGAACTGTGACCGTAAAACAGCAGAAGTGGTCCTGTCCAGGGTCAACAAG gacggGGCCTTCCTGGTGCGGTACAGCTCGGCCCAGAACACACGGCAGCCCTACACCCTGGTGGTGTTCTTCAGGCAGAAGGTCTACAACATCCCCATACGCTACCTGGAGCACACACAGGGATACGCCCTGGGCAAGGAGGGCAAGAAGAgcgaggag ttcttCAGCAATCTCCAGGAGATCATCTCCCACCACAGGAATAAGCCCATCCAGCTCATCGACAGCAAGAGCCAGGCCAAACACACCACATACCTCACCCACCCGGCTCGCCCCTGA
- the si:dkeyp-117b11.1 gene encoding SH2 domain-containing protein 6 isoform X7: MDGDGDTYEAPPCERPAVKVPARRVEENVYLERSSAPEPCRQAPPPRPAKNMPTGKAPKLRHDLEETYIDPNAKKPPQVNREQKPGKKPVSRKTPPPRPGSAPAPSPAPSPAPTASLEDDVYLDPNEGQEGGNDDVYLEPNAACPPPPGVGMRKAPPSRGGPHEAPPPRGGPCEALPPRAGPRGAPYARGGPREAPPPKGLKKSALSATAESQLQAEEWFAGNCDRKTAEVVLSRVNKDGAFLVRYSSAQNTRQPYTLVVFFRQKVYNIPIRYLEHTQGYALGKEGKKSEEFFSNLQEIISHHRNKPIQLIDSKSQAKHTTYLTHPARP, translated from the exons ATG GATGGTGATGGTGACACCTATGAGGCTCCCCCCTGTGAGCGGCCGGCCGTGAAGGTTCCAGCCCGTCGGGTGGAGGAGAACGTTTACCTGG AGAGGTCTTCAGCCCCTGAGCCCTGCAgacaagccccgcctcctcggcCGGCTAAGAATATGCCCACCGGCAAAGCACCG AAGCTGCGGCATGACTTGGAGGAAACCTACATCGACCCAAACGCCAAAAAAC CCCCTCAGGTCAACCGGGAACAGAAACCAGGGAAGAAGCCAGTGTCCAGGAAGACTCCACCCCCCAGACCTGGCTCTGCCCCTgcccctagccccgcccccagccctgcccccaccGCCAGCCTCGAAGATG ATGTCTATTTGGACCCAAACGAAGGACAG GAAGGGGGCAATGATGACGTCTATCTGGAGCCCAATGCAG CTTGCCCTCCCCCTCCTGGGGTTGGTATGAGGAAGGCCCCTCCTTCCAGGGGTGGTCCTCATGAAGCTCCGCCCCCAAGGGGTGGGCCTTGTGAAGCTCTGCCTCCCAGGGCTGGGCCTCGTGGAGCCCCATATGCCAGGGGTGGACCCCGTGAAGCTCCGCCTCCCAAGG GTCTAAAAAAGTCTGCACTATCAGCAACAGCG GAGTCACAGCTGCAGGCTGAGGAGTGGTTTGCAGGGAACTGTGACCGTAAAACAGCAGAAGTGGTCCTGTCCAGGGTCAACAAG gacggGGCCTTCCTGGTGCGGTACAGCTCGGCCCAGAACACACGGCAGCCCTACACCCTGGTGGTGTTCTTCAGGCAGAAGGTCTACAACATCCCCATACGCTACCTGGAGCACACACAGGGATACGCCCTGGGCAAGGAGGGCAAGAAGAgcgaggag ttcttCAGCAATCTCCAGGAGATCATCTCCCACCACAGGAATAAGCCCATCCAGCTCATCGACAGCAAGAGCCAGGCCAAACACACCACATACCTCACCCACCCGGCTCGCCCCTGA
- the si:dkeyp-117b11.1 gene encoding proline-rich protein HaeIII subfamily 1 isoform X6 has translation MPTGKAPKLRHDLEETYIDPNAKKPPQVNREQKPGKKPVSRKTPPPRPGSAPAPSPAPSPAPTASLEDDVYLDPNEGQEGGNDDVYLEPNAACPPPPGVGMRKAPPSRGGPHEAPPPRGGPCEALPPRAGPRGAPYARGGPREAPPPKGGPREAPPPKGGPREAPPPKGGPHQAPPPKGGPHQAPPPKGGPREAPPPKGGPHQAPPPRGGPCEAPPPRGLKKSALSATAESQLQAEEWFAGNCDRKTAEVVLSRVNKDGAFLVRYSSAQNTRQPYTLVVFFRQKVYNIPIRYLEHTQGYALGKEGKKSEEFFSNLQEIISHHRNKPIQLIDSKSQAKHTTYLTHPARP, from the exons ATGCCCACCGGCAAAGCACCG AAGCTGCGGCATGACTTGGAGGAAACCTACATCGACCCAAACGCCAAAAAAC CCCCTCAGGTCAACCGGGAACAGAAACCAGGGAAGAAGCCAGTGTCCAGGAAGACTCCACCCCCCAGACCTGGCTCTGCCCCTgcccctagccccgcccccagccctgcccccaccGCCAGCCTCGAAGATG ATGTCTATTTGGACCCAAACGAAGGACAG GAAGGGGGCAATGATGACGTCTATCTGGAGCCCAATGCAG CTTGCCCTCCCCCTCCTGGGGTTGGTATGAGGAAGGCCCCTCCTTCCAGGGGTGGTCCTCATGAAGCTCCGCCCCCAAGGGGTGGGCCTTGTGAAGCTCTGCCTCCCAGGGCTGGGCCTCGTGGAGCCCCATATGCCAGGGGTGGACCCCGTGAAGCTCCGCCTCCCAAGGGTGGACCCCGTGAAGCTCCGCCTCCCAAGGGTGGACCCCGTGAAGCTCCGCCTCCCAAGGGTGGACCTCATCAAGCTCCGCCTCCCAAGGGTGGGCCTCATCAAGCTCCGCCTCCCAAGGGTGGACCCCGTGAAGCTCCGCCTCCCAAGGGTGGACCTCATCAAGCTCCACCTCCCAGGGGTGGGCCTTGTGAAGCTCCGCCTCCCAGGG GTCTAAAAAAGTCTGCACTATCAGCAACAGCG GAGTCACAGCTGCAGGCTGAGGAGTGGTTTGCAGGGAACTGTGACCGTAAAACAGCAGAAGTGGTCCTGTCCAGGGTCAACAAG gacggGGCCTTCCTGGTGCGGTACAGCTCGGCCCAGAACACACGGCAGCCCTACACCCTGGTGGTGTTCTTCAGGCAGAAGGTCTACAACATCCCCATACGCTACCTGGAGCACACACAGGGATACGCCCTGGGCAAGGAGGGCAAGAAGAgcgaggag ttcttCAGCAATCTCCAGGAGATCATCTCCCACCACAGGAATAAGCCCATCCAGCTCATCGACAGCAAGAGCCAGGCCAAACACACCACATACCTCACCCACCCGGCTCGCCCCTGA
- the si:dkeyp-117b11.1 gene encoding proline-rich protein 2 isoform X2, which translates to MDGDGDTYEAPPCERPAVKVPARRVEENVYLERSSAPEPCRQAPPPRPAKNMPTGKAPKLRHDLEETYIDPNAKKPPQVNREQKPGKKPVSRKTPPPRPGSAPAPSPAPSPAPTASLEDDVYLDPNEGQEGGNDDVYLEPNAACPPPPGVGMRKAPPSRGGPHEAPPPRGGPCEALPPRAGPRGAPYARGGPREAPPPKGGPREAPPPKGGPREAPPPKGGPHQAPPPKGGPHQAPPPKGGPREAPPPKGGPHQAPPPRGLKKSALSATAESQLQAEEWFAGNCDRKTAEVVLSRVNKDGAFLVRYSSAQNTRQPYTLVVFFRQKVYNIPIRYLEHTQGYALGKEGKKSEEFFSNLQEIISHHRNKPIQLIDSKSQAKHTTYLTHPARP; encoded by the exons ATG GATGGTGATGGTGACACCTATGAGGCTCCCCCCTGTGAGCGGCCGGCCGTGAAGGTTCCAGCCCGTCGGGTGGAGGAGAACGTTTACCTGG AGAGGTCTTCAGCCCCTGAGCCCTGCAgacaagccccgcctcctcggcCGGCTAAGAATATGCCCACCGGCAAAGCACCG AAGCTGCGGCATGACTTGGAGGAAACCTACATCGACCCAAACGCCAAAAAAC CCCCTCAGGTCAACCGGGAACAGAAACCAGGGAAGAAGCCAGTGTCCAGGAAGACTCCACCCCCCAGACCTGGCTCTGCCCCTgcccctagccccgcccccagccctgcccccaccGCCAGCCTCGAAGATG ATGTCTATTTGGACCCAAACGAAGGACAG GAAGGGGGCAATGATGACGTCTATCTGGAGCCCAATGCAG CTTGCCCTCCCCCTCCTGGGGTTGGTATGAGGAAGGCCCCTCCTTCCAGGGGTGGTCCTCATGAAGCTCCGCCCCCAAGGGGTGGGCCTTGTGAAGCTCTGCCTCCCAGGGCTGGGCCTCGTGGAGCCCCATATGCCAGGGGTGGACCCCGTGAAGCTCCGCCTCCCAAGGGTGGACCCCGTGAAGCTCCGCCTCCCAAGGGTGGACCCCGTGAAGCTCCGCCTCCCAAGGGTGGACCTCATCAAGCTCCGCCTCCCAAGGGTGGGCCTCATCAAGCTCCGCCTCCCAAGGGTGGACCCCGTGAAGCTCCGCCTCCCAAGGGTGGACCTCATCAAGCTCCACCTCCCAGGG GTCTAAAAAAGTCTGCACTATCAGCAACAGCG GAGTCACAGCTGCAGGCTGAGGAGTGGTTTGCAGGGAACTGTGACCGTAAAACAGCAGAAGTGGTCCTGTCCAGGGTCAACAAG gacggGGCCTTCCTGGTGCGGTACAGCTCGGCCCAGAACACACGGCAGCCCTACACCCTGGTGGTGTTCTTCAGGCAGAAGGTCTACAACATCCCCATACGCTACCTGGAGCACACACAGGGATACGCCCTGGGCAAGGAGGGCAAGAAGAgcgaggag ttcttCAGCAATCTCCAGGAGATCATCTCCCACCACAGGAATAAGCCCATCCAGCTCATCGACAGCAAGAGCCAGGCCAAACACACCACATACCTCACCCACCCGGCTCGCCCCTGA
- the si:dkeyp-117b11.1 gene encoding proline-rich protein 2 isoform X3 has translation MDGDGDTYEAPPCERPAVKVPARRVEENVYLERSSAPEPCRQAPPPRPAKNMPTGKAPKLRHDLEETYIDPNAKKPPQVNREQKPGKKPVSRKTPPPRPGSAPAPSPAPSPAPTASLEDDVYLDPNEGQEGGNDDVYLEPNAACPPPPGVGMRKAPPSRGGPHEAPPPRGGPCEALPPRAGPRGAPYARGGPREAPPPKGGPREAPPPKGGPREAPPPKGGPHQAPPPKGGPHQAPPPKGGPREAPPPKGLKKSALSATAESQLQAEEWFAGNCDRKTAEVVLSRVNKDGAFLVRYSSAQNTRQPYTLVVFFRQKVYNIPIRYLEHTQGYALGKEGKKSEEFFSNLQEIISHHRNKPIQLIDSKSQAKHTTYLTHPARP, from the exons ATG GATGGTGATGGTGACACCTATGAGGCTCCCCCCTGTGAGCGGCCGGCCGTGAAGGTTCCAGCCCGTCGGGTGGAGGAGAACGTTTACCTGG AGAGGTCTTCAGCCCCTGAGCCCTGCAgacaagccccgcctcctcggcCGGCTAAGAATATGCCCACCGGCAAAGCACCG AAGCTGCGGCATGACTTGGAGGAAACCTACATCGACCCAAACGCCAAAAAAC CCCCTCAGGTCAACCGGGAACAGAAACCAGGGAAGAAGCCAGTGTCCAGGAAGACTCCACCCCCCAGACCTGGCTCTGCCCCTgcccctagccccgcccccagccctgcccccaccGCCAGCCTCGAAGATG ATGTCTATTTGGACCCAAACGAAGGACAG GAAGGGGGCAATGATGACGTCTATCTGGAGCCCAATGCAG CTTGCCCTCCCCCTCCTGGGGTTGGTATGAGGAAGGCCCCTCCTTCCAGGGGTGGTCCTCATGAAGCTCCGCCCCCAAGGGGTGGGCCTTGTGAAGCTCTGCCTCCCAGGGCTGGGCCTCGTGGAGCCCCATATGCCAGGGGTGGACCCCGTGAAGCTCCGCCTCCCAAGGGTGGACCCCGTGAAGCTCCGCCTCCCAAGGGTGGACCCCGTGAAGCTCCGCCTCCCAAGGGTGGACCTCATCAAGCTCCGCCTCCCAAGGGTGGGCCTCATCAAGCTCCGCCTCCCAAGGGTGGACCCCGTGAAGCTCCGCCTCCCAAGG GTCTAAAAAAGTCTGCACTATCAGCAACAGCG GAGTCACAGCTGCAGGCTGAGGAGTGGTTTGCAGGGAACTGTGACCGTAAAACAGCAGAAGTGGTCCTGTCCAGGGTCAACAAG gacggGGCCTTCCTGGTGCGGTACAGCTCGGCCCAGAACACACGGCAGCCCTACACCCTGGTGGTGTTCTTCAGGCAGAAGGTCTACAACATCCCCATACGCTACCTGGAGCACACACAGGGATACGCCCTGGGCAAGGAGGGCAAGAAGAgcgaggag ttcttCAGCAATCTCCAGGAGATCATCTCCCACCACAGGAATAAGCCCATCCAGCTCATCGACAGCAAGAGCCAGGCCAAACACACCACATACCTCACCCACCCGGCTCGCCCCTGA
- the si:dkeyp-117b11.1 gene encoding basic salivary proline-rich protein 3 isoform X5, translating to MDGDGDTYEAPPCERPAVKVPARRVEENVYLERSSAPEPCRQAPPPRPAKNMPTGKAPKLRHDLEETYIDPNAKKPPQVNREQKPGKKPVSRKTPPPRPGSAPAPSPAPSPAPTASLEDDVYLDPNEGQEGGNDDVYLEPNAACPPPPGVGMRKAPPSRGGPHEAPPPRGGPCEALPPRAGPRGAPYARGGPREAPPPKGGPREAPPPKGGPREAPPPKGGPHQAPPPKGLKKSALSATAESQLQAEEWFAGNCDRKTAEVVLSRVNKDGAFLVRYSSAQNTRQPYTLVVFFRQKVYNIPIRYLEHTQGYALGKEGKKSEEFFSNLQEIISHHRNKPIQLIDSKSQAKHTTYLTHPARP from the exons ATG GATGGTGATGGTGACACCTATGAGGCTCCCCCCTGTGAGCGGCCGGCCGTGAAGGTTCCAGCCCGTCGGGTGGAGGAGAACGTTTACCTGG AGAGGTCTTCAGCCCCTGAGCCCTGCAgacaagccccgcctcctcggcCGGCTAAGAATATGCCCACCGGCAAAGCACCG AAGCTGCGGCATGACTTGGAGGAAACCTACATCGACCCAAACGCCAAAAAAC CCCCTCAGGTCAACCGGGAACAGAAACCAGGGAAGAAGCCAGTGTCCAGGAAGACTCCACCCCCCAGACCTGGCTCTGCCCCTgcccctagccccgcccccagccctgcccccaccGCCAGCCTCGAAGATG ATGTCTATTTGGACCCAAACGAAGGACAG GAAGGGGGCAATGATGACGTCTATCTGGAGCCCAATGCAG CTTGCCCTCCCCCTCCTGGGGTTGGTATGAGGAAGGCCCCTCCTTCCAGGGGTGGTCCTCATGAAGCTCCGCCCCCAAGGGGTGGGCCTTGTGAAGCTCTGCCTCCCAGGGCTGGGCCTCGTGGAGCCCCATATGCCAGGGGTGGACCCCGTGAAGCTCCGCCTCCCAAGGGTGGACCCCGTGAAGCTCCGCCTCCCAAGGGTGGACCCCGTGAAGCTCCGCCTCCCAAGGGTGGACCTCATCAAGCTCCGCCTCCCAAGG GTCTAAAAAAGTCTGCACTATCAGCAACAGCG GAGTCACAGCTGCAGGCTGAGGAGTGGTTTGCAGGGAACTGTGACCGTAAAACAGCAGAAGTGGTCCTGTCCAGGGTCAACAAG gacggGGCCTTCCTGGTGCGGTACAGCTCGGCCCAGAACACACGGCAGCCCTACACCCTGGTGGTGTTCTTCAGGCAGAAGGTCTACAACATCCCCATACGCTACCTGGAGCACACACAGGGATACGCCCTGGGCAAGGAGGGCAAGAAGAgcgaggag ttcttCAGCAATCTCCAGGAGATCATCTCCCACCACAGGAATAAGCCCATCCAGCTCATCGACAGCAAGAGCCAGGCCAAACACACCACATACCTCACCCACCCGGCTCGCCCCTGA